tttccaccttgagcgaaaaacataatgttaccttaatctgggtcccaggacatcggaatattgaaggtaacgaaaaagcagatgaactggcaagagggggatctgccatgaataacgctcttgcagaaccggtattcacaccattaggtgcagtcaagagtacaatttccctaaaatacctccgaatggcggagtgtagatggaggggccagacgaaatgcaaaatcagcagaacgttatggcccacctacaaccttaaacaatcatcaatattgttaaacatgaaacgacgggatgcctggagactaacggcagtcataactggcttttggtctgtcggagaacaggcagccaaaatgggcatccctcacaacacatactgtcacagttgcaaacaaccggagaaaaaggaaacaatcttccatttcctctgtgaatgccctgccctatggaaggacagaatgttaaccctgggcaaaccgctgttcgaggagctcgaacaactgtctggcttagaggtcaacaacctaataaggttcctgaaccgcacagactgggtatagacatgccgtaaataacaagttggtaacgaggatgtggcaacaaaatggtgcggaagcgctagttggattcaggatgaatcaccactctaaccaaccaaccctcAATCTTGCCGAAATTTCAAAGCAATCAAAGCTCACTGACATTGAGTGAGTTATAGCACTTTTACTGAAAGAAgttacattcccatggcagccggttctacgttaccggaatgactcggactttccccgaccaagggctgccgcctcaGTAAACTAGGCCTTTCTAGTGAATCGTTTGAAGAAATTAACCAGGGCAACTTGAAATTTTTGAGGTCTTCTAAGGCTACGTgggcttttaaaaattttgtttttctctgaCGCCAACATCGTATTTTGCTCCACCAGAAGAAGAATGCACTAACCGAGCTGGACTTTGAAACAAATCATATAAATCCtcttaataaaaacaacatctgccatgtatttttcttttattttatttattaattacagTAACAAAGTTAAaagatacacacatatatataaaaaattgtaaaaatgcaTATTAAGTGTGTAACTATTTTAAAAGGTGTTACAATCTTTTTTTCTCGGTCAAGCGAACAATAATGgcatacaaaatataatatttcttaatgCATAAGTTTTGGTGTCTGCATTGCGGCATACATGGAAAAGGATATTAATAATTTGGTGTTTTCGTACAATATTTGTACTCACATTGGTACACTTATGCATAAgcacatataatttatataagtatttaaactACAACGTTGCGAGGTGTAGCGGACAGCCTGATTCTCAACTGATGAAAATAGGAGTAGACCAGATACGTGAAATAACCGAAAATCACTGAAatcaaagaatgaaaaataagaaatgtttAACTCATGGAACTCATGGGAATCAAATTCACACACAAAACACCTACAAAAAAGAAAGCCAAAAAAGAACcacatatacctatgtatacatacgagtatagcaCTGTGCGACTATCTAAAGGCAAAGTTGCGTGGAGtgggaaatgaaaaaatgaaataaaaacataacaaacaTTTCTTGTGAGGATTTTGTATAGTTATATTTGATTTCGCATAAAGTTTTTTTCAGAGAAGTCTCTTAGTTTTTGACGGTATATATTCTGTCCAAAAAGTAgggggaattgttcaataaaacgcaaaatagttgtttaatcatcaaaatttattttgtcgccttcaaattagCATCAGTCATAAaaacaccttttaaacgcgtttgaagagatcttcttcagctccttcagcgagtTCTCCTTAAttgcctctatcgactcaaagcggcatccgcggagtggcaatttaagagTTGGGAAAAAGACAGTAGGCTGGCTAAATCCGGtcaatacggtggttgttcgatgatatttgatgagtttttggtcaaaaaagtgttcacaatatgagccttgtgagacggtgtgtTATAATGGTGTAAGATCCATgaattttctttccacaaattggaccgtttcctacgcacattctctctcaaatgtTGCAAAActgccaaataatattctttatttaccgtaaaaTCTTGGGAACGAATTTCGAGCTTACAACACCATGACAATCAAGGAAAACGAGTAGCGTGGCTTTCACTTCTGACCTTTCTGACTTTgatgtggttttttgggtttcggctcatgtggatagcgccattcagacCCTTGTTGACTGGTTAACTGGtatgcatgtcaaactcatatacccacgtctcatcacctgttatgatgcgctggataaacgttgggtccgaattcacttgcttaaGCATGTCTTccgccaccttcttccgatgatttttttgaaagaaattcaactctcttgggaCCAGTCGAGCAGcgacgcgtctcatgcccagttgatggtgtaaaatgttgcgattTGATTCGTGACACATGCTAAGgccacgagctacctccctcaaacttaaatgatggttttccagcacaatttccttgactttgtcgacgttttcatccgttgaagacatTTTTGGGCGACcaaattggcaaaaaaaaatttagacaaacAGTccgtgtcagaaaaaaggaaaggcgattattcatgaagtataaaagatatatattttaaatttgtttacatgaaagtatgtaaaaaactacgagtcgcaatcgTTGAGTAgatatagcctggcatcttcttcattcGTTGCATCTTCAACCAGTTTTTCTGCGtggctcgtcgacaaacaggactagactttgcgaacttgacgcacgagttgctttaaatcatggactgaccTTCTGGCAATCATGGACTGACCTTCTGGCATGGACTGACCTTCTGGCAAggtagttccccacacattttcaatggggttggcgtcggGACTGGAAAGGCCAGttcaatactgtgacgccattttcttgttttcttgtttttcaatgtgtttttctgagagcaatgATTTTGACGATGTGGGACGgcaggatatgttcgcctccttcagtcgatgTACGATGATGTTGATACACACATCTATCCGAtgtttagcaagaactgatcgtgcttggcgaagTCACAAAGAACGCTCccacttaaaaagttggacgatcactttgtcgtcactcgcttcaagctgcGCTCAGAAAggtcatcaaaattttcaatctaTTTATTCCGCGAAAGATAATTTCAgctctttcgaatgcgtgcagaAAAATACCGACTTAAAACgtttcgcgtacttctcactcattttggtttggttgcgtttactgGAAAGTTTCGCaagacactaacctgagttaccACTGGCgacgtagcccttgagtgggactattatgcagcaaaaagcagaacgaaatatatcttaaaGTTACTTGGAAAAAAagcggttcttttcttctgacacagactgtatgtgtaacgcgcgctttttaaatgaacaatttccgatatttttttgatagaATGTAAATAGCAACCCTGGTGCTAACCAGTTCTTCACTTATCTGATTCAATCGATTCATTTACACTAAATTTTCATTGGTTTAACGTCGTAGAAACAGCATACGAGTTTTTCTTGGATTTACTAATAAATTAACTCGTTGACGTTAATTAACGACATAACCGATTTAGGCAACGACTACAACATTTTCCCCTTTTCGCTAAACAATGGCATACATTGCCCCGTTCAATCTAAACACTAtctagataaaattaaaaaaatataaaataaatgaaaatactcACCCAGCGCCAGAATGTATTCAAATAGTATGAGAAACACGTTGTCGAAGGACGAATCGTTGCGATAATctccaaaattgaaaattacacCCAACACTGCAATGGGCCAGCCGATGAAGAACAGCGCGGCATGCACAAGCCAAACCAAGACCAGCCAGGGGTTACTCTGTGAAAATAGATTAAAAGGCAAagcataaaagttatttttattgaataagaataataattttttgaattcatgaatatattttacataCCCATAAGACACCGAAAAGCAATGCTAAGTTAATAATCAGCATTACAAAAAAGCCTATAAGTATAGAGGTGCTGAACaagtctgaaattttaaaaacaaaaaaaatgtatatatataatatatatataatatatatatatatatatgaatatgtaaatatatgtaaatagggAATATTTCAGcttaatggaaattttaatacTGTCTTAAGTGTATGTAAATTACACCAAACTGACTTCttggaaaataatttggaaatgGGTAGCTTCTTTCTTCAtttctaaaactaaataatccTCCGCAGCAACGGCGTAGTGAAACGTTTCTATATTGCACTTTTAGAGCATTTAGAATCCTATTAGGAATACAAGCGCCTATATTTGATAGCTATCAAAGCGACACAGTAAAGCAGCTAGGTGAGGAATCATTAGTTTTGACATTATTGGGCTCGCTCGAGCTTCTCGCGATGGGTGCATTGATAGCATTCCACATTTGTTCAATTGCATATGCAACAAGTCGAAATGGCACAAGCCCGTAGCAGGCATGTTAAGAGGTAATCTTCTTAAGATATCAGTACAATCAAATTCTCAGCACATCGatacacacgcggaaaagctagggttaccatttaaccctcattgcagaagctatggAGACCTTTCAGAAAAGGAGACTGCTGAGAACTTTCTCTGGAAATGTCCGGGTTTGCCAGCTAAACGATTAAGGTCTCTGTTGCTCCttttttcgacagcctggggcagtgcgccaacctaaatcccatcaatcttcttcatTATATCAACAGTTCTGGTTGGATGTAGATATCTCTCTGTTGGAtgcctcataatggtatcagaacggcgctttagtgctacttggggagtgccagactggcacttcaaccttTTCCCTTACCTACCTACATCTTTAAACCTTAGCTCTTTACTTCTAAGCTTccccttgatggtgtgttgcccCATAGCAAGCAAGGGGACATCCGCTAGTTCGTGCCTCATGGTGAAACGATTTTTAATGGTGTGGCCAAAATCGGACCGTTGGCCGGCTCTCAACGAATGAGAATGAGCTGATGGGCGGATGGACTGACGTAGTTTGGGTAACGAAtctgtttgtttacgaaaatacTAAGAATATGTTGGtgttatacgaaaaaaatcgacCAATGAAACTTCGCTGCCGTCTCAACAACGACAAATTttacaagtatgtgaatataTGTGAAACGTTAGTGCAGAATTCGGCGAGCGAATCACCCCGTTACGTGGCAGCCGTAGTTACCCACACAACTTTGTTTTTCAGCACAGTTATTGGCAAACCCAGTAATCTATCATCTTGCTTCGTTTCTAGTTATTACCTCTGTGTCCTGTGACCTAAATGAGCTGGTAAGTAAATACTTCAAAATTACTTGCTTATGTTTAATAAGTTGACGAATACATTTCGTCTTTATGTGTATATGTTTAGGTGTGGGAGTAGGATTTATTCAATGCCACTTGAATGGCATTCTTGTTATCGCAGAATATGGACATCGTTGGCTTCccaacctatttttttttttaattatgtttatttgcAGAGACTTTGTACCAGAGAACTGCAAGCGGTTGTATTTTTCTGACTTGCTAACCACTCACAAAAAAAGCGGTATCAATATGTACGACCAACGCGGTGTTTGCGCTGAGCAGAACCGCAACAGAGCAGTAAATGTTCTATGTATATCGTTTGTACATCCGAGTCTTTCTTTGTTCAGTCTTTGCATCGTTTATAACTACCGCTTCTGCGATCACTTCGTCTATGCGGTGCTGCATACGACCGCTACCGAAtgacaaaaatactgaaaacaccgCCTGCACAAATAGATCATAACACACAAGCAAAAGAGTAccgctaaaaaatatctatgccaTCGCGCGTTCACTCAATACACAAATGAGTAGCACTCGAAAGAGTTCACtttcttatttatgtttttttatctttgttttcGTCGGCAGTGTTTGttaatatcgaagatcgaatgtaactcataatagcggcctatgttttttttttcttttatatttttttatatatattttttttatatatttttttggagtttactccttaagaAACGATATATAAGGCCCAcggtatgaaaaaaatatgagtaGTAAAATCGTGTGAATCACTGGCGTACGCTGACGGAAGTGACGCATTGCCCTTTTTCTATATTCTACTGAGAAAAAGCTCTGCATACCttgtggcgcttgtttgttggtgcaaaccaGAGAACTGCAAGCGGTTGTATTTTTCTGACTTGCGATCCACTCACAAAAAAAGCGGTATCAATATGTACGACCAACGCGGTGTTTGCGCTGAGCAGAACCGCAACAGAGCAGTAAATGTTCTATGTATATCGTTTGTACATCCGAGTCTTTCTTTGTTCAGTCTTTGCTTCGTTTATAACTACCGCTTGTGCGATCACTTCGGCTATGCGGTGCTGCATATGACCGCTACCGAAtgacaaaaatactgaaaacaccgCCTACACAAATAGATCATAACACATCGCGCGTTCACTCAATACATAAATGAGTAGCACTCGAAAGAGTCCACtttcttatttatgtttttttatctttgttttcGTCGGCAGTGCATTAACAAAGGGCACGAATAACTCTACTTGCAGATATGTATATTAATGTGTGCATGTGATTATatgcttatttttaaaagatttataatggcggataattcaaattttattgctgagaaaatttctttatatgtatctttatacatacataagtatcttTAGAagtaagttaaaagaaaaattattatttgtttttttacgataagtaatttgtaaaagaatgaatttggttttcaatttttattttaaagttcattttattttctttcataattaatagtaatatacaataatataataaaataatatcactgcttcaataaagaaaaaacttttcatttaaaaatactgctacatatgtataaaaatcctttttttccgTGCACTGCTATGAATTATACTGCAGACAATCTCACTATTTGCAAGGGATGacgacgcacagtgcggccgattcccaaaaagctggccaaaagtcgaaaaaaacaagtttctagatagagtttttttgtctttgggttggctacagtaatgccttgagtagtgaaaaccgttcatagcaacgtcctgtacccttagtatcctctgtattttcagtcgcaacgtggccttcgtttgagcatcgtattactgtcgatgaatagtgaaagttgtacacatttgaaagattttgtaatggagtaaattgaacaaaaccaaatggaatcatcttcggaaggttagtaaaatacgagaaatctttagtacatatcaatacctcgacacaaaatttttagctgcagcaatacgtagatacattttttgcaattttttttataaaatttgagttttcaaactgtatagtaatgcaacgccgtcatatgctgctttgaaacctattaaaggttactcaaaaaagtaatggttactgaataaaacaagattcagctgctaccacttgctaccttgcgaccccgaaaacatataaagttacgtgcatcttgattatgttcttgaatatacgctatttcacgtgagggggtggccaataggggtggaagagggtggattttcaaaattttaagatcaaattcgtaatcagcgaccccgacaacccccgagtaagaaattttgaatcaattacttaattttttgagttttggccagcttttcgggaatcggccgcactatGCGACGAAGTGTTTGCGGTGTTTTCCTCATGTGACAGATTTCACACGTCACACAGCTTAGCCGTAGTTGAATATACGATTGCTTTCAAATCTAACACCCGAGTATACGAGATATTCATACACTcaacaatcgcggtaatagcggtaTTGATCAGCGCACACACCGCTCTTTTGCTTTCCACTCAAATGCGTgcagtttttctgaaaatatactgTGAAGATCGAACAAAAAGAGAGCAGGTTTTGCATTTGACCGTAATGGAAATGAATGCTTGAGCTCAAATCACTTGGCGTTTGAGTATGAGTAGtggtcttgaaattttatttgtggaatGTTTGCGTTTCAGTTATAGAAAAACAGAATATTGAAGCGGTGTGCAAGCAGTAACATTACACCGCTGCAGTTCTCTGCTTTGTACATAAAGCTTCCCCATCTATCAGCTATAATGGATATCAACTCCGCGTCAATCCGCGACAATGCAACAGTCTGTCTCTTTGTTGACCAggatatgtgtacatatgtacatacatactttacaTTTTACTCTCCATACGTCTATGAGCAGTTTGTGGAAGGAaggaatactttttttattatattttcataacaaataaaactgaaaacaatttGTATCCATGTTGCTTGCTGTTTTGAAGAATGGGGAATGAtgtcatttctttttaatttatttgacaaATTTAAAAGTCGAAATGACTTATGTAATTTGAGCGTTATTTATGCATACGCAGGGAATGAGCGCCAAATTCTCAGCCAGAGCGATGTTGTCGACGGCCACCACACCACACCACGCCaagtacagtagattctgtttttttgcggttttgaaatagtgcggtttttaaaaaaattaaaatatgcatgtcgacctatcgtgaattgtacatataaacaagattctaaactcGCTAATTTCGCTGAATACCGTCTTTTATTCAAGCACTTAAGGagaatttaatatatgtatgtatgtatttccgtTATTTTGATTAAAGTCTGCCCATTTTCAGAGAAAGTGAATGTACACTGCTGGTCTTAGGTTAGACGCACCatcgttttttttaaacaaaatcaattatttattatcatgcTTTTTCTAATTGtccaaaatgcttttcttatcaaagtgCGAATCTTGTTCGAAAAAAACAGCTGACAGCTGGTTGATTTGCGAAAAAAGAACTGTACATTTGGAGATTATAGAAATTTCTATGGCAATCACACGTGTTTTCGGTTGGTCACTGAATTAGACGCAGCTTAAATTTCTTCGTATTGCGTGGACACGTGTAAACtttcgtattgaaaaat
The sequence above is drawn from the Anastrepha obliqua isolate idAnaObli1 chromosome 4, idAnaObli1_1.0, whole genome shotgun sequence genome and encodes:
- the LOC129246411 gene encoding uncharacterized protein LOC129246411: MPKFVADKSLCNISLRKACLSISIFFLVSLVLGFVGALIDGDLFSTSILIGFFVMLIINLALLFGVLWSNPWLVLVWLVHAALFFIGWPIAVLGVIFNFGDYRNDSSFDNVFLILFEYILALVIFGYFTYLVYSYFHQLRIRLSATPRNVVV